In Leucobacter sp. CX169, a single genomic region encodes these proteins:
- a CDS encoding multifunctional oxoglutarate decarboxylase/oxoglutarate dehydrogenase thiamine pyrophosphate-binding subunit/dihydrolipoyllysine-residue succinyltransferase subunit, translating into MTGETGVPENGSTAEDFGANAWLVDELYKQYVADKDSVDRSWWPVLERYQGTTEEAEAASPAPAATAPDAAQPATSPIPTVTAPITASITQPVEARTTNAAPRQAPIPADAPKAKPATGVIDAVEAEDQVTPLRGMAKTLAKNMDSSLTVPTATSVRTVPAKLLIDNRIVINNHLRRSRGGKVSFTHLIGWALIQTLKEFPSQNVAYGEVDGKPSVIAPAHVGLGIAIDLPKPDGTRALMVPTIRRADTLDFNEFLAAYEDLVKRARGGKLAAGDFAGATVSLTNPGGIGTVHSVPRLMTGQGCIIGAGALEYPAEFQGSSQRVLSDLGIGKTITLTSTYDHRVIQGAGSGEFLKLVHERLIGGHSFYEEIFAALRIPYAPIRWASDIHVDISGAVDKTARVQELINSFRVRGHLMADVDPLEYVQRSHPDLEIETHGLTFWDLDREFVTGGIGGERTMRLRDILGVLRDSYCRKIGIEYMHIQDPEQRAWIRQKVEVPYAKPGHDEQLRIMEKLNEAEAFETFLQTKYVGQKRFSLEGSESVIAFLDAMLIEAAEDGVDSVDMGMAHRGRLNVLSNIAGKTYGQIFREFEGAQSGKAGSGDVKYHLGTEGVFTAPNGTQVPIYLAANPSHLEAVNGVLEGIVRAKQDLKPIGSFTTLPVLVHGDAAMAGQGVVYETLQMSQLRGYRTGGTIHVIVNNQVGFTTLPQDSRSAIYSSDIGKAVQSPIFHVNGDDPEAVVQVARLAYEFRQRFHKDVIVDLISYRRRGHNEGDDPSMTQPLMYDLIEAKRSVRRLYTESLVGRGDITPEEYEKAKQDFTDRLERAFQETHAAQTSSIPVIDTTGVAAELPVETPPAEAPETTGVDRSVIERVGDAFGNKPAGFTVHTKLQQLINKRVEMSRSGGIDWGFGELLALGSLLVEGTAVRFAGQDARRGTFAQRHAVFHDRQNGQEWIPLLNLSEDQARFWIYDSFLSEYAALAYEYGYSLQREDALVLWEAQFGDFANGAQTVIDEFISSAEQKWGQRSSVVMLLPHGYEGQGPDHSSARIERYLQMCAENNMTVARPSTPASYFHLLRRQAYSRPRRPLIVFTPKSMLRLRGATSSVEDFTTGAFQPVLDDPQVQDRAAVERVILVSGKTYYDLRAELDKHPDPRVALVRIEQYYPVPQVELTSTLSQYPNAELVWVQDEPENQGAWPFISLELSKHLANDKIRCVSRPSSAAPSTGSAKVHAVEQAALVSEALSFGAGA; encoded by the coding sequence TTGACTGGCGAGACGGGCGTTCCCGAAAACGGGAGTACCGCAGAAGATTTCGGTGCGAACGCGTGGCTAGTAGACGAGCTGTACAAACAGTACGTCGCCGATAAAGATTCCGTCGATCGATCGTGGTGGCCCGTGCTTGAGCGCTACCAGGGCACGACCGAGGAAGCCGAGGCGGCATCGCCCGCCCCCGCGGCAACCGCGCCTGACGCAGCGCAGCCCGCCACATCGCCGATCCCGACGGTCACCGCTCCCATCACCGCGTCCATCACGCAGCCGGTCGAGGCACGCACCACGAACGCCGCGCCGCGCCAGGCCCCGATCCCGGCCGACGCCCCCAAGGCAAAGCCCGCCACCGGCGTCATCGACGCCGTCGAAGCGGAGGACCAGGTCACGCCGCTGCGCGGCATGGCCAAGACCCTCGCCAAGAACATGGACTCGAGCCTGACGGTCCCGACCGCGACGAGCGTGCGCACGGTGCCCGCGAAGCTGCTGATCGATAACCGCATCGTCATCAACAACCACCTGCGGCGCAGCCGCGGCGGCAAGGTGTCGTTCACACACCTCATTGGCTGGGCCCTCATCCAGACGCTGAAGGAGTTCCCCAGCCAAAACGTCGCGTACGGCGAGGTCGACGGCAAGCCGTCGGTCATTGCCCCCGCGCACGTAGGCCTGGGCATCGCGATCGACCTCCCCAAGCCCGACGGCACGCGCGCCCTCATGGTCCCGACCATCCGCCGCGCAGACACCCTCGACTTCAACGAGTTCCTGGCCGCGTACGAAGACCTCGTGAAGCGCGCCCGCGGCGGAAAGCTCGCCGCTGGCGACTTCGCCGGCGCCACGGTCTCGCTCACGAACCCGGGCGGCATCGGCACCGTGCACTCGGTTCCTCGCCTCATGACCGGCCAGGGCTGCATCATCGGCGCGGGCGCCCTCGAGTACCCCGCCGAGTTCCAGGGTTCGTCGCAGCGCGTCCTCAGCGACCTCGGCATCGGCAAGACCATCACCCTCACGAGCACCTACGATCACCGCGTGATCCAGGGCGCAGGATCCGGCGAGTTCCTCAAGCTCGTGCACGAGCGCCTCATCGGCGGGCACAGCTTCTACGAGGAAATCTTCGCCGCGCTGCGCATCCCGTACGCACCGATCCGGTGGGCGTCGGACATTCACGTCGACATCTCCGGCGCCGTCGACAAGACGGCCCGCGTGCAGGAACTCATCAACTCGTTCCGCGTGCGCGGCCACCTCATGGCCGACGTCGACCCGCTCGAGTACGTACAGCGTTCGCACCCCGACCTTGAGATCGAGACCCACGGACTCACCTTCTGGGATCTCGACCGCGAGTTCGTCACCGGCGGCATCGGCGGCGAGCGCACCATGCGCCTGCGCGACATCCTCGGCGTGCTGCGCGACTCGTACTGCCGCAAGATCGGCATCGAGTACATGCACATTCAGGATCCGGAGCAGCGCGCCTGGATCCGCCAGAAGGTCGAGGTGCCCTACGCGAAGCCCGGGCACGACGAGCAGCTGCGCATCATGGAGAAGCTCAACGAGGCCGAGGCCTTCGAGACCTTCCTCCAGACGAAGTACGTGGGCCAGAAGCGCTTCAGCCTCGAGGGCAGCGAGTCGGTGATCGCCTTCCTCGACGCCATGCTCATCGAGGCCGCGGAAGACGGCGTCGACAGCGTCGACATGGGCATGGCGCACCGCGGCCGCCTGAACGTCCTCTCGAACATCGCGGGCAAGACGTATGGCCAGATTTTCCGCGAGTTCGAGGGCGCCCAGTCGGGCAAGGCCGGTTCGGGCGACGTGAAGTACCACCTCGGCACCGAGGGCGTCTTCACCGCCCCGAACGGCACCCAGGTGCCGATCTACCTCGCGGCGAACCCCTCGCACCTCGAGGCGGTCAACGGCGTGCTCGAGGGCATCGTGCGCGCGAAGCAAGACCTCAAGCCGATCGGATCGTTCACCACGCTTCCCGTGCTCGTGCACGGCGACGCCGCGATGGCCGGCCAGGGCGTCGTCTACGAGACGCTGCAGATGTCTCAGCTGCGCGGCTACCGCACGGGCGGCACGATCCACGTGATCGTGAACAACCAGGTGGGCTTCACCACGCTCCCCCAGGACTCGCGTTCGGCGATCTACTCGTCAGACATCGGCAAGGCCGTACAGTCGCCGATCTTCCACGTGAACGGCGACGATCCCGAGGCTGTCGTGCAGGTGGCGCGCCTCGCCTACGAGTTCCGCCAGCGCTTCCACAAGGACGTCATTGTCGATCTGATCAGCTACCGCCGCCGCGGGCACAACGAGGGCGACGACCCCTCGATGACGCAGCCGCTGATGTACGACCTCATCGAGGCCAAGCGCAGCGTGCGCCGCCTGTACACCGAGTCCCTCGTGGGTCGCGGCGACATCACGCCCGAGGAATACGAGAAGGCGAAGCAGGACTTCACCGATCGCCTCGAGCGCGCGTTCCAGGAGACGCACGCGGCCCAGACGTCGTCGATCCCGGTGATCGATACGACCGGCGTCGCCGCCGAGCTCCCGGTCGAGACCCCGCCTGCCGAGGCGCCCGAAACGACCGGGGTCGACCGCTCGGTCATCGAGCGTGTGGGTGACGCCTTCGGCAACAAGCCGGCCGGCTTCACCGTGCACACGAAGCTGCAGCAGCTCATCAACAAGCGCGTCGAGATGAGTCGCTCGGGCGGCATCGACTGGGGCTTCGGCGAGCTGCTCGCCCTCGGTTCGCTGCTCGTGGAGGGCACCGCGGTGCGCTTCGCGGGTCAGGACGCCCGCCGCGGCACCTTCGCCCAGCGGCACGCCGTCTTCCACGACCGCCAGAACGGTCAGGAGTGGATCCCGCTGCTGAACCTGTCCGAGGACCAGGCTCGCTTCTGGATCTACGATTCGTTCCTCTCGGAGTACGCGGCGCTCGCCTACGAGTACGGCTACTCGCTGCAGCGCGAGGACGCCCTCGTGCTCTGGGAAGCACAGTTCGGCGACTTCGCAAACGGCGCGCAGACCGTGATCGATGAGTTCATCTCGTCCGCGGAGCAGAAGTGGGGCCAGCGTTCCTCGGTCGTCATGCTGCTACCGCACGGCTACGAGGGCCAGGGCCCGGACCACTCGTCCGCACGTATCGAGCGTTACCTGCAGATGTGCGCCGAGAACAACATGACCGTCGCACGTCCGTCGACGCCGGCGAGCTATTTCCACCTGCTGCGCCGCCAGGCGTACTCGCGGCCGCGCCGCCCGCTCATCGTCTTCACTCCGAAGTCGATGCTGCGGCTTCGTGGGGCAACGTCGAGCGTCGAGGACTTCACGACTGGCGCGTTCCAGCCGGTCCTGGACGACCCGCAGGTGCAGGATCGCGCGGCCGTGGAGCGCGTCATCCTTGTCTCGGGAAAGACGTACTACGACCTGCGCGCGGAGCTGGATAAGCACCCCGACCCGCGGGTCGCGCTCGTGCGCATCGAGCAGTACTACCCGGTGCCCCAGGTCGAGCTCACCTCCACGCTGTCGCAGTACCCGAACGCGGAACTGGTGTGGGTGCAGGACGAGCCGGAGAACCAGGGCGCCTGGCCGTTCATCTCGCTCGAGCTGTCGAAGCACCTCGCGAACGACAAGATTCGCTGCGTCTCGCGCCCGTCCTCGGCGGCTCCGTCCACCGGGTCGGCCAAGGTGCACGCGGTCGAGCAGGCAGCGCTCGTCAGCGAAGCGCTGAGCTTCGGGGCCGGCGCGTAG
- a CDS encoding GuaB1 family IMP dehydrogenase-related protein, with the protein MRFLSDGAHDDLTYADVFLVPGPSEVRSRYEVDLAPGDGTAATVPLVAANMNAVTGHRLAASLARRGGLGVLPQDLGPQDLLAAIEWVKAQPVALDSVYRVPSTTTVAQALEILPATAGYGFVVTRGDDDLGVVPAELLADAPPTRALGELVQRHWLSLDAEEMADGRAAFDALTAAGSSFAPVVRRGRIIGTISRASALRSTVYRPNLSADGRLALAAAVGINGDVAGRAKALVEAGVDVLVLDTAHGHQAGMLRAIETVRALDLGTPIVAGNIVTAAAVRDLVAAGADILKVGVGPGAMCTTRMMTAVGRPQFSAVLETAEIAAQAGTHVWADGGVRFPRDVALALAAGAASVMIGSWFAGTIESPGTIRRAADGGLYKTNWGMASAKAVEARFSRLDPFEQAKKALFSEGISESRVRLDPHRPSVEDLVDEITSGLRSSCTYAGARSLAEFRENAVVGKQSAAGYEEGRARDRVE; encoded by the coding sequence ATGAGATTCCTGAGCGATGGCGCCCACGACGATCTGACCTACGCCGATGTCTTCTTGGTGCCTGGCCCGAGCGAGGTGCGCAGCCGGTATGAGGTTGATCTGGCCCCGGGTGACGGGACGGCCGCGACGGTGCCGCTCGTGGCGGCAAACATGAATGCCGTGACCGGCCACCGGCTCGCCGCGAGCCTCGCGAGACGCGGGGGACTCGGCGTGCTCCCGCAGGATCTCGGCCCGCAGGACCTCCTCGCCGCGATCGAGTGGGTGAAGGCACAGCCGGTCGCCCTGGACTCGGTCTACCGCGTGCCGTCCACGACGACGGTCGCCCAGGCGCTCGAAATTCTCCCCGCGACCGCGGGCTACGGGTTCGTGGTGACCCGCGGCGACGATGATCTGGGTGTGGTTCCGGCGGAGCTGCTCGCTGATGCGCCACCCACCAGAGCCCTAGGGGAGCTCGTGCAGCGGCATTGGCTTTCGCTTGACGCCGAGGAAATGGCGGACGGCCGCGCGGCTTTTGACGCACTCACCGCCGCAGGATCCTCATTCGCGCCGGTGGTCCGCCGCGGCCGCATCATCGGCACGATCTCCCGCGCGAGCGCGCTGCGCAGCACGGTGTACCGGCCCAACCTGTCCGCCGACGGTCGGCTGGCGCTCGCCGCGGCCGTCGGTATCAACGGCGACGTGGCCGGGCGGGCAAAGGCCCTGGTTGAAGCGGGCGTCGACGTGCTCGTGCTCGATACGGCCCACGGGCATCAGGCCGGCATGCTGCGCGCCATCGAGACCGTGCGCGCGCTCGATCTCGGCACCCCCATCGTGGCGGGCAATATCGTGACCGCCGCCGCGGTGCGTGACCTCGTCGCCGCCGGCGCGGACATCTTGAAGGTCGGCGTCGGGCCGGGCGCGATGTGCACCACGCGCATGATGACGGCGGTGGGCCGCCCGCAGTTCTCTGCGGTGCTCGAGACCGCGGAAATCGCGGCACAGGCCGGCACGCACGTGTGGGCCGACGGCGGGGTGCGCTTCCCGCGCGATGTCGCGCTCGCGCTGGCCGCAGGCGCGGCGAGCGTCATGATCGGGTCGTGGTTCGCCGGCACGATTGAGTCCCCGGGCACGATCCGACGCGCCGCGGACGGTGGCCTCTATAAGACGAATTGGGGGATGGCCTCCGCGAAGGCCGTCGAGGCCCGGTTCTCGCGGCTGGATCCGTTCGAGCAAGCGAAGAAAGCCCTGTTTTCCGAGGGGATTAGCGAGAGTCGCGTCAGGCTCGACCCGCACCGCCCCTCGGTGGAGGATCTCGTCGATGAGATCACCTCCGGCCTCCGCAGCTCATGCACCTACGCGGGCGCTCGCTCGCTCGCCGAGTTCCGCGAAAACGCGGTCGTCGGCAAGCAGTCCGCGGCGGGCTACGAAGAGGGGCGGGCGCGCGACCGCGTCGAATAA